The Candidatus Omnitrophota bacterium genome window below encodes:
- a CDS encoding Jag N-terminal domain-containing protein produces the protein MSEPRRMVEVEGRTAKEAIDEGLRQLGVGRDQVEIRVLAEENRGLFGMGGAKLAKVRISVKESDVPQTEF, from the coding sequence TTGAGTGAGCCAAGAAGAATGGTTGAGGTCGAGGGCCGGACTGCTAAGGAAGCGATAGACGAAGGGTTGCGGCAGTTGGGCGTAGGACGTGATCAAGTCGAAATCAGAGTCTTGGCAGAAGAAAATAGGGGCCTCTTTGGAATGGGCGGCGCGAAGCTTGCCAAAGTCCGCATTTCTGTTAAGGAGTCTGATGTACCCCAGACAGAATTCTAG